Genomic segment of Rhodocaloribacter litoris:
CGACATCGAAGGGGCACGGCTGGATGAAGCCGGTTATTTCCGGCTGGCCCGCCGGCTCAAGGAAACCTTTGGTTTCGAGGTTGTTGCCATCACGTTGCGGGAGTCGTTCAGTGCCAGCCTCAACGGATGGAGTGCCGTCCTGCACGACGACCGGGACTGCAAGGAGCCGGTGCGATCGCAGCGCTACGAGATCCAGATCGTAGACCGCGTCGGTGGTGGCGATGCGTTTGCTTCCGGTCTCATCGCCGGGCTTCTGCAAAAGGCCAACTCGAAGGAAGCGCTGGAATTCGCCGTCGCCGCGTCCTGCCTGAAACAGACGATTCCCGGTGACTTCAACCTGGTCAGTCGCGAAGAGGTCGAGAAACTCGCCGGCGGTAGCGGGTCCGGCCGAGTCGAACGCTGACACCGGTGGGCCCGGGTTTGTGCCGGCAGTGTGCGCCTTCCGGCCTCCGGCTCAGGAGGCGCCGTCGCCTTCGGGGCGGGCGGGTTTGGCGGGTACCGCCGCCGGTTCGTCGTCGGCTGCGGCGCGGCCGAGCATGCCGGCGATGTCGATGCCGGTGGTGGCCTTGAGGCTTTCGAGCAGGGCGGGCGTGGCCCCGGCGATCTGGTTGAAGACGGCCGGTACCCCGGCCCGGCCGGTGCCGCTGTCGACGACCGTGATCCGGTCGATCTTGAGGTGGTCCACAGTCTTGATGACCTCACGGAGGATATCCGGCAGCATCTGGATGAGGAAGAGGCGTTCGGCGTCGGGGCCGGCCTGTTGCCACAGTTCGAGCTTGCGCCGGAGCACCTCCACTTCGGCATGGCCGTCTTCCAGGATGCGGGCGGCGTTTCCCTTGGCGATCTCCTCTTTGGCCTTGCGTTCCGCTTCCGCAGCGACCACCACCTCGGCCCGGCGGCGTTTCTCAGCCAGGAGGATTTCCTGTTCGGCCAGCTCCTGTTCGGCCCGGGCACGGGCCACCTGGGCCGCCACGGCCACCTTGGCCTCTTCGGCCTCGGCCTGGGCGGCGAGCCGGGCTTTCAGGAGGCGCACCTCGTTCTGTGCCTGCACGATGGCGCGCTCCGCCTCGGCTTCGGCCAGCTTGGCCTGTTCGCGCTTGCTGGCCTCGACCACCTCGGCCGCCGCGATGATGTTCGCCGTGCTCTGCCGCCCGATGGCGTCCAGGTAGCCGGCGTCGTCTTCGACGCTCTGGATCTTGAGCGTGTCCAGTTGCAGGCCCAGGGCGCTCAGGTCGTTATCGGCTTCTTCGAGGAGTTCCTTGGCGAACTTGAGGCGGTCTTC
This window contains:
- a CDS encoding flotillin family protein, with product MELFVIPAILILGFLAVLGIVRANLKICQPNEVLIFSGRKRKLPDGAVVGYRIIRGGRGFRIPIIEKVDRLPLNTIPIDLTVKNAYSKGGIPLTVRAIANVKIASNEPELNNAVERLLGKTLDEIQVIAKETLEGNLRGVLASLTPEEVNEDRLKFAKELLEEADNDLSALGLQLDTLKIQSVEDDAGYLDAIGRQSTANIIAAAEVVEASKREQAKLAEAEAERAIVQAQNEVRLLKARLAAQAEAEEAKVAVAAQVARARAEQELAEQEILLAEKRRRAEVVVAAEAERKAKEEIAKGNAARILEDGHAEVEVLRRKLELWQQAGPDAERLFLIQMLPDILREVIKTVDHLKIDRITVVDSGTGRAGVPAVFNQIAGATPALLESLKATTGIDIAGMLGRAAADDEPAAVPAKPARPEGDGAS